In the genome of Streptomyces sp. SAI-127, the window CCGGATAGGCCGTGCGGGTGACCAGCCCGAGGAGTACGAATCGTCGCAGCCGTGAGGACAGGGTCTTGGGGCTGATCCCCGGCAGCCCGGCGCGCAGCTCGGTGAAGCGTTTCGGGCCCGTCAGCAGCTCCCGCACGATCAGCGTCGCCCAGGGCCCGTCCAGCACGGTCAGGAACCGGGCGATCGGACATTCCGGCAAAGGGTGGTCCAGCTCACTCACGCACTCTCCATTAGTTCATTTGAGGGAACTGATTCCCTCAGGGAACTATAGCCGGACCAGCCCGCACTCCCCACCATGGAGGACCTCATGACCGCGATCAGTACGGCCAACACCGCGAGCGAGGTGGTGCGCTCGGCCACGACCACCCCGTTGCGGGTCGCCGCGCGCAACCTTGAGCTCTACGACACCGGCAATGTCGCCGGGGCGGACGAGGTGTTCGCCCCCGACGTGATAGACCACAACCCCGCTGACGGCGCCGCCTCGGGGATCGACGGCATGCGAGTGCTGATCGCCGCGGTGCGCGACGGATTCACCGACACGCAGCACCGGATCCTGTTCCAGCAGGAGCTTCCCGGCGGCTGGGTGGTCCTCCACTGGCGGATGACCGGGACACACACCGCAGACGCCTTCGGGTTCGCGCCCAGCGGCAACCCGGTCGACATCACGGGCACCGACATCGTCCGTGTTGTTGACGGCAAGATCACCGAGATCTACCACGTCGAAGAACTGCTCAAGCTCACCCAACAGATCGGCACCGGCGCGCAGCCGGCTTGAAGACCGAGACCTTCTCGGACCACGCCTGCCCCGAGCCCTGACCGGCAACCGCCGCCTTGACACGGCGGTTCCAGAGGCCAGCGGCGCGGCAGGAAGAACACGCCCCGGGGCCAACCGTTCCAGCGTCCCGCCCTCTAGCCCCAGGCTGCGCCGATCGGGTGGGCCGATCGGCTGGGCCGTAACAGACCCGCGCGCTCGTCGACCTGCGCCGGCGAAGGGCTCCGTCCGTGCCACATATCGCCGGCAGCTGCGGCCACTCTGTGTTCAACTCGGTCCCGGAAGTCAGTGAACGCCGTGGAGAAACTGAGTTCAGTGCCCGCATGAGCAGTGGAGAAACCAGGGAAATCGACCGTGTGTTCTTGCATTCGCCGGGCACGAGGAGCGACGGAGGTTGATAACTATGGTTCCCCTGCTTGTCGTTCTTCTGCTGGCTCTGATTCTCTTCGGCGCGGGTTTCGCGCTGAAGGCACTGTGGTGGCTCGCGGTCATCGTGCTGGTCGTCTGGCTGCTGGGCTTCGTCATGCGCTCCGCTGACACGGGCGGCCGCAAGGGCCGCTGGTATCGCTGGTAACCCGCCAAGCAGCAGCATGCTTGTGGCTCCGGATGTATCCGGAGCCACAGGCATGTCCC includes:
- a CDS encoding helix-turn-helix domain-containing protein, with amino-acid sequence MSELDHPLPECPIARFLTVLDGPWATLIVRELLTGPKRFTELRAGLPGISPKTLSSRLRRFVLLGLVTRTAYPEIPPRVEYELTPAGARLEVVLATMGAWAEQDLPRTGAFPVEDR
- a CDS encoding ester cyclase, encoding MTAISTANTASEVVRSATTTPLRVAARNLELYDTGNVAGADEVFAPDVIDHNPADGAASGIDGMRVLIAAVRDGFTDTQHRILFQQELPGGWVVLHWRMTGTHTADAFGFAPSGNPVDITGTDIVRVVDGKITEIYHVEELLKLTQQIGTGAQPA